The Flavobacterium galactosidilyticum nucleotide sequence TTAAATGCAAAAGATAAATTTATATTCCAATGAAAAAAATTATGTTACTGTTAGCTCTTTTTATAAGCGCTGTCTCTTTTTCACAAATCCACAATCCAGTAAAATGGTCTACATCGGTTGTAGCTGTTTCTGAAACCAAATATGATTTAGTTGTTCAAGCAACTATCGAAGGTGGATGGCATTTATATTCTCAAAGTGTTCCTGAGGATGGACCAATTCCAACAGCTTTTACTTTTCCTAAAAACTCCGCTTATGAATTAGTTGGAAAAGTTTCTGAAGGAACGGGGAAAACTGTTAATGATCCAGTTTTCAATATGAAGATAAAGTTTTTTGAAAATAAAGCTACGTTCAAGCAACGTATAAATGTGGTTTCAAAAAAGGCTTTTAAAATTACTGGAGAAGTTGAATTTATGGTTTGTAATGATGCCAATTGTTTACCACCAACTTACGTAGATTTAAACTTTCAAATTCCTGAAACTGCTGGAATAGCTGTTATCAAGGAAGAAGAAAAAGTAGAAAAAGAAGCGGTAGAAATTACAGCCGAAAAAACTGCAATCGACACTTTAGTAAAAGAGGAAGTTGCTGTTGATTCAACTGCTAAAGCTGAAGTTAATGCGAATACGGTCGAAAAAGTAGTTCCTGAAACGACTCAAAAATCGACTGATAGAAGTTTGTTAGCCATTTTTATTATTGCTTTCTTTTCAGGATTTGCTGCATTATTAACACCATGCGTGTTTCCTATGATCCCTATGACAGTTAGTTTCTTTACTAAACAAAGTAAAACTAGAGCTAAGGGAATCAAAAACGCTATTATCTACGGATTATCAATTGTAATTATTTATGTGCTTCTAGGTTCCATAGTAAGTGCAGTTTTTGGGGCAGATGCTCTGAATGCACTTTCAACTAATGTATGGTTTAACGTTATTTTCTTTTTACTATTAATCGTTTTTGCAGTTTCCTTTTTGGGAGCTTTCGAAATCATGCTTCCTAATTCATGGGCAAATAAAGTAGATACAAAAGCAGATAAAGGAGGATTGATTGGAATTTTCTTTATGGCTTTGGCTTTAGCAATTGTTTCTTTTTCATGTACAGGACCTATTGTTGGAACCTTATTAGTGCAAGCGGCAGCCGGCGGAAATCAAGTTGGACCTATCGTAGGAATGTTAGGTTTTTCATTGGCATTAGCTATTCCATTTGCATTATTTGCAGCTTTCCCAGGATGGTTAAATTCATTGCCAAAATCAGGCGGATGGTTGAATACTGTAAAGGTAGTTTTAGGATTTTTAGAATTAGCTTTAGCATTCAAATTTTTATCGAATGCTGATTTAGTTTTGCAATTGCATTTACTTGAAAGAGAAGTTTTCTTAGCGATTTGGATTGCCATTTTTGGAACATTAGCATTTTATCTTTTTGGAAAAATACAATTACCGCACGATTCGCCTTTAACGCATATATCTGTTGGAAGATTAAGTTTAGGTTTACTAACATTAACTTTTACGATTTATATGATTCCGGGTTTATGGGGAGCACCTTTAAACTTAATTAGCGCTTTTCCACCGGCACAACATTATAGCGAATCTCCTTACGGTGTAGGATCTTCTCAAGGAGGAACTTCAACTTCAGCAACTCCTGAAATTCCAGAAGGAGCACACTTAATGGCACCGCATAATATTATTGCCTTTACTGATTACGATTTAGGTATGGCTTACGCCAAAAAAGTAAACAAACCTGTTATGTTAGATTTTACTGGATACGCTTGTGTAAACTGTAGAAAAATGGAACAACAAGTTTGGCCAAAAGAGCAAATTTTGTCTATCCTGAAAAATGAAGTTGTGCTTATATCTTTATATGTAGACGATAAAAGACCACTTCCTGCAGGTGAAGAAATTGAATCTAAGTTAAGACCAGGTAAAAAATTAAAATACGTGGGACAAAAATGGAGTGAATTCCAAACCATTAAATACAAAGCAAATGCTCAGCCATTTTATGTGTTAATCGACAACGAAGGGGAGAACTTACTTGATCCTGTGGGTTATACACCAGATGCTGAAGAATACCACAAGTGGTTAAAAATAGGAGTAGCTAATTTTAAAAAATAGTAATATTCCATTATAATAAAGCACTCTAATTTTTTAATTAGGGTGCTTTATTTGTTTTAAGTATATAGGTAGAAAGGTTAGTTGTGTCGTCTTGTTTAATTCTTTATTTTTGGAATTGAATAATAATAAATAAAACTAGTTTGAGCAAACTTGCGTTCCCTACTTTATCTATTGGAAATATACTTGGCGAAGATAATTTGGG carries:
- a CDS encoding protein-disulfide reductase DsbD family protein; amino-acid sequence: MKKIMLLLALFISAVSFSQIHNPVKWSTSVVAVSETKYDLVVQATIEGGWHLYSQSVPEDGPIPTAFTFPKNSAYELVGKVSEGTGKTVNDPVFNMKIKFFENKATFKQRINVVSKKAFKITGEVEFMVCNDANCLPPTYVDLNFQIPETAGIAVIKEEEKVEKEAVEITAEKTAIDTLVKEEVAVDSTAKAEVNANTVEKVVPETTQKSTDRSLLAIFIIAFFSGFAALLTPCVFPMIPMTVSFFTKQSKTRAKGIKNAIIYGLSIVIIYVLLGSIVSAVFGADALNALSTNVWFNVIFFLLLIVFAVSFLGAFEIMLPNSWANKVDTKADKGGLIGIFFMALALAIVSFSCTGPIVGTLLVQAAAGGNQVGPIVGMLGFSLALAIPFALFAAFPGWLNSLPKSGGWLNTVKVVLGFLELALAFKFLSNADLVLQLHLLEREVFLAIWIAIFGTLAFYLFGKIQLPHDSPLTHISVGRLSLGLLTLTFTIYMIPGLWGAPLNLISAFPPAQHYSESPYGVGSSQGGTSTSATPEIPEGAHLMAPHNIIAFTDYDLGMAYAKKVNKPVMLDFTGYACVNCRKMEQQVWPKEQILSILKNEVVLISLYVDDKRPLPAGEEIESKLRPGKKLKYVGQKWSEFQTIKYKANAQPFYVLIDNEGENLLDPVGYTPDAEEYHKWLKIGVANFKK